GGAGCGCGAACGATTATCAGACGCCATGGTTGCTGGTTCTCAGCACTTGGTGCATAGGTCCCGGCTTCTATAATCCGATAAAGAATTTCGTCCGGAAGGCCCTTTTCGGTATCATAGTCCCGAATTGCGCGCCTACCTTTGATGATTTTGATGGTATCATTGTCCTCCAACGTTATATTTCTCCTTAAGCAGTAGAGTAGTGGTTCGTGGGTATGCTCTCTTAAGAAAGTAGTCCCTCATAGGGGCTTCCTTTCTTAGAGAGGTATCAATCTTCGTCAGAGACCATTGGTGCGCCTTGCCCGTCATACTTGACTTCGAAGCCGGTATCAATTTTAGCCGCTTCTTTGAGGATAGCATTTCCTGCAACTAAGCGCTGAATTTCATTCGTCCCTTCGTAGATTTGGCACAGCTTTGCATCTCGCATTAGCTTCTCAACAGGATATTCTGTGAGATATCCGTAACCACCGAGTATTTGAACAGCTTCTACTGCGTTTTCCATTGCAGCATCGGAAGCGTAGAATTTAGCAAACGACGAGTTCTTGGTTACAGACATCCCTTGGTCACCCATCCATGCTGCGTATCTCGTTAGCTGCCTTGCAGCTTCAGCACGAGCACCCATGTCGGCTAATTTGAATCCAATGCCCTGAAACTTCCCAATAGGTCGGCCAAACTGTTCTCTTGCATTCGCAAATTTGGCTGCTTCATCTACAGCCCTCTGGGCAACGCCTGTTGCAATAGCCGCAATGCCGGCCCTCGTCTTATCTAGAGTCATCATTGCGATTTTGAACCCTTCTCCCTCTTCTCCAACAAGACAATCTTCGGGTACTCGCACATCGTTGAATATCACTTCACTCTGAACTGAGTTCTTCTGCCCGACTTTGTTCTCGATATGTCCAATTTCTACTCCTTTGCCTTTGGGTACCATGAATACTGATAACCCTCTGTGACCTGCTTCAGGGTCAGTTACTGCAAAAACTGTGAAAAGGGATGCAACTGGAGCGTTGGTCGCGAAGCATTTCACACCGTTAATTACGTACTCGTCACCATCGCGTTCAGCTGTCGTCTTGGTGGCGGCAGCGTCAGAACCAGCATCCCGCTCAGTCAAGCAGAATGCACCGTATTCTGGTTTGGTGCCAGTAATCATCGGTTCTACATACTTCTTCAATTGCTCTATGGTGGCCCCAATAACGAGAGGTGCAAATGCCAAGTTATTACACATGATTGATGTAGCACAACCAGCACACCCGT
The genomic region above belongs to Candidatus Thorarchaeota archaeon and contains:
- a CDS encoding nitroreductase family protein, producing the protein MTLEDNDTIKIIKGRRAIRDYDTEKGLPDEILYRIIEAGTYAPSAENQQPWRLIIVRAP
- a CDS encoding acyl-CoA dehydrogenase family protein → MDFALSDKEKRLWERSVKFTKEYITPYANELDKKEEFPAEIVEKAYERGLMNLHIPEEAGGPDLSLLAETLVSEATGYGCAGCATSIMCNNLAFAPLVIGATIEQLKKYVEPMITGTKPEYGAFCLTERDAGSDAAATKTTAERDGDEYVINGVKCFATNAPVASLFTVFAVTDPEAGHRGLSVFMVPKGKGVEIGHIENKVGQKNSVQSEVIFNDVRVPEDCLVGEEGEGFKIAMMTLDKTRAGIAAIATGVAQRAVDEAAKFANAREQFGRPIGKFQGIGFKLADMGARAEAARQLTRYAAWMGDQGMSVTKNSSFAKFYASDAAMENAVEAVQILGGYGYLTEYPVEKLMRDAKLCQIYEGTNEIQRLVAGNAILKEAAKIDTGFEVKYDGQGAPMVSDED